In Chitinophagaceae bacterium C216, the genomic stretch GGATTGTATTATTTATGGAAAATGATAATAAATTTTTACTAATATATAAGATCTTTGCAAAGAGATCACTTTTTCTAATTTACTAGAAGATAAAAATAATTTTTGGAATTAATAATTTGAGTTATTATATTTGCTTACACGTTTAAGTTGATTTAATTTTTATTGCTTGCTATGTTTATTGGTTAAGAGTTTAAGAGTTTTTGCCATAAAGTATCAGAAGAGGAACCTAGTTTGCTACGTTAAAGTATTATAAGTTGCTTTTAGTTGAGGAAAAGAGGATAGGAGTTTTTTTAGATTGATTTGCTTATACGATTAAGCATTGTGTATATTTTCTAACTGCATATGCTTCATAAAGGAAGGATTTTCTGCGACTTAAGAATTATACTCTAATAATTAAGCGATGATGTGGGAAGATAAAGAGTGTAGGTATAGGAAGATAATTGGAGTGTATTTATTCAATTGTTGAAACTGCAGAAATAATTCCTAGAGGTGTATTACAAAACAAATACTTCAAGCTATGAGCCGGATTTTCTTGTTTTCCTTTTTAATGTTATGTATTTCCTATCTGGGGTGTTATAAACCCTATGAGATAAAACCGGATACTAATCCACCAGGAAACGTTACTAACCTGATGGTGGAAAAATTGGACGTTGATGTTAAAATAAGTTGGGAGTCGCCAACGGACGATGATTTGGTGGGCTTCCATATAGCTTTGTATAACGCCGCTAATCAAAGGGTGGTTTTAACTAAAAATGTTGCCAAAGACACTACGGAGTATCTTATGGAAAGAGTGCCTGCGGGTACTTACTATGTAGTAGTTAGGAGTAGAGATATTCAGAATAATTTGTCGGAAGGAGCAAAAGAATCATTTGTCTTTTTAAGTAAGGCTCCGACTAATGTGCAACGGATTAGAACTGCTCTCAACTGGAATGTAATACACGTAAATTGGGATTCGTTAACCACTGATGATTTTATAACAGAAGTAGAAGGCCAAAAGATATCCGAGCCTGTAGATAGTATTATTGTGGAAGTAGACTCGGCTTACCGACGGTATGTACTACCGCCAACAGCAACAGGGGTTGTGATTCCAGATTTGCCGGATGGAGTACATTATATCAATGTGTATACTCATGGTGCATCGGGTTACTATTCCAATGTATATTCTCAGACATTTAGCCCTATCACCTTTGGTGAAAAATTTGTAAGAGTTACCGGAAATGGTTATGACTTTTATATTGCCAAGTACGAGGTAACCACAGAAGAGTATAGGAAGTTTATTGTAGAAGATCTCAATATACTAGAACCCACTGCTCCTTATAGGGTTGACAACTCTAAAGTAGAGCCGGACGCTTGGTTTAAGTGGTGGTATGGAACCGATCCTGCCAGTCCGGGGGTTATGAAATTACTAGGCTTTAATACGTTTGAGTTTTCGCTGACTCCTGATCAAGGGTGGGCTGCTAACAGATATGCATCTAATGCGTCGTTTGGTAGGGCAACCTGGGAAGGAGCTATGTTGTACTGCTTAATCAATTATAATGGAAGATGTCCAACAGTAGATGAATGGCTGTATGCAGCAAAAGGTGGTGCATTAAGTCAAGGGTACGATTATGCAGGAAGTAATGATCCTGATGAAGTAGGCTGGTGGGGATGGGTACCAGGTACTCCAAGCTTCCTCAATCCTCCTGGCCTGAAACGCCCTAATGAACTGGGTATATATGATATGAGCGGAAATGCGTCTGAGTATACTTATGAGTTAGAGCCTAATGGCACAGCTTCGTTAGGTAAGAGTATTATTATAGGAGGCTCAATGGGACCTATTCACTTCTGGGGTAATGAAGGTGAGGATTTTGGACCGGACAATACCTTAAAACCTAAATTAAATGATCCTGCTATTGTCAAGAAAACGGGAGCAAAACAAAATGAGGCCATGTGGCGAATGGGTATAAGAGTTTTAATTCCTCATGAAGAGATTGTTAAGCCTCGATTCAACAGGTTCAAATATGAGCCTTAGAGGATTGCTGTCAATACAATTTGCTTGACTAGTTATTTGGTATAAGCAATTGCTTAATACTAACATGGAAAATATATTTCTAATTATTGCCATATAGTATGTTGCAAGATTGCAACTGCTTTAAAACAAACTGTATGAAAAATATATTCTTAGCTTTCTGTCTTATAATATGTTTAGTATGTTGCAAGATTGCAACTGCCCAAAACCAGACTGTAAAAGGCATAGTAGTTTCAGAAGATGGAACACCGGTTTCAAGAGTGACTGTTACAGTAAAAGGCACGAATACCGCAGTTATGACGAATGAGGATGGTGTTTTTGAAATTTTGGCAGATGAAAAAGGAGTTCTGGTATTTAGTGCTACCGCCATGGAGACTCAGGAGGTTCCCATAGATGGAAGATTAAATATTAGAGTAGTATTACGAAAGTATACTAAGCAATTAGATGATGTTGTTGTGATAGGATACGGTTCTGTTCGCAGAAGAGATCTTACCGGGGCTGTAGCCACTTTGAATAGTGATGAGCTGAATAACAACCGTCCTCTTACTATTCAACAGGCACTTCAAGGTAAGTTAGCCGGAGTAAATGTTTTAAGTAATGATGGTGCCCCAGGAGGTGGTATTTCAATACAAATTCGTGGTGCTAATACCTTTAGTGGTAGTGGAGAGCCGTTATATGTGGTGGATGGTGTTCCAATAAATATTTCTAATTCTTCCGCAACTCCCTTAGAAGGAACTGTTGCTGATCCTAACAGCTATACTAAGAACCAGACGAACGCATTGGCTTTCTTAGATCCTAAAGATGTAGAATCGATACAAGTACTTAAAGATGCTTCTGCTACTGCAATTTACGGATCACGTGGTGCAAACGGAGTTGTAATTATTACTACAAAATCGGGTAAGCAGGGCCGTCCACAGTTGGATTTTTCAACTGAGCAGGGATGGAGTCATATCATAAAGTTTACGGAAGTAATGTCGGCAAGGGAGTATACCCAATATATTAACGATGTATTGTATTGGACGAATTATTGGAGACTCTATGACCCTGCAACAGGTACCAGCAGTTATAAGCCTAATCCGGAAGATTTTCCTTACCCTGGAATCTTTGATTATGCCCAAGGAGTTTATAAAAAAGGTCCCAACGATTATAGCGATGAGAGAAACGTTTGGCAAAGAGCCATTATGAGATCCGGTCGTAATCAACAATATTCGATAGGTGTTTCTGGAGGAACAGCTAATACTACCTACGCATTGAGAATAAGCAGAGCCGATCAACACGGTATTGTGGATAATACAAGATTTCAACGTAATGGATTCAATTTTAACTTAAACCAAAAAGCATTTAAGTGGCTCTCTTTGGGGCTCAATTCTAACCTTTCTTATATAAAATATAATCTAGTTAATACAGCCAATACGAATGATCAGACAACGATGGGACTTATTAAGACAGCAATTTATGCTCGTCCTATTGATGCTGAAGCACCTCTTAGTTTTTTGGATGAGGGAGGATTCTATGCTACTTCTTCGCCATTGGCATATGTAAATACACCGGATGTTACAGATCAAACCTCTGCATTTACGAATATTTACGGAGAAATTACTTTCTTGCCCTCATTAAAATTACGATCTAATCTAGGATATCATTACCATCAGAGCCAACGTCATAAGTACTACAATAGTAATCTCTATGAAGGAAGGCACAATCAATTTGGAGAGGGGTATGCTCAGGAAGGATTTACTCGTAATGTCAATATGAGTTTTGAAAATACGCTTACCTATGATAGACATTTTCAAAAACATCATTTAAATGTGATGGGTACACTGAGTATGAACCAATATGAGTGGAATAACCAAAGCATGTCTGTGCGTGGTTTTGGATCGGATGTTACACAGGGATATGATATGGGGCAAGCTGTGGGTATACCCACACTTTCATCTAGCAAGGGACAAAGCAACCTGATGTCTTATTTAGGAAGAGTAACTTATAATTACGATAATAGGTATTATGCTACTGCATCAGTGCGACATGATGGTGCTAGCAACTTCGCAGCAAATAACAAATGGGCAACTTTTTCATCATTTGCTCTCGCGTGGAACGCTGCTAATGAAGCGTTTTTGAGAGATGTAAAGTGGATGGACTTGTTTAAATTTAGATTTAGTTATGGGTATACAGGAAATCAAGGAATCGGTGCATATGCTTCATTGGCTCGGTTAATTGCCAATAACTACCCCTTTGAGGGGACCCTGAACAATGGTTTTATAATTAGTGGCGTAAACCCTGGTAACGCTAATTTGAAATGGGAAACTACTCGGCAAAGCAACTTTGGTGTGGATTTAGGTTTGTTCGATTCTCGACTGAACTTTACAATGGATATGTACTATAAAAAGACCTATGACTTGCTACAATATAAGTCTGTGGCAATGAGTACAGGAGTACAGCGCATGCCAATGAACATTGGAGCAGTAGAAAATAAGGGTTTGGAACTTACATTATCAGCAACACCTATTAAGAATAATAACTTTACTTGGGATTTTTCTGCTAACTGGTCTACTAACAAAAACAAGATTCTTAAGTTTGGCGATAATCCGGATGCTCAAGATCTGTATGGCCCTTATAGGTTAGAAGGCCTGATATTAAAAGAAGGGTATCCTATTGGACAGTTGTATGGGTATGTAGAAGATGGATACTGGAACTCAATTGACGAATATAAGAATAGCTCATTTTATAAGTATATCCAGGAAAACGATCCTGCTTCTCTTCCAACCGATGAATTAATAGTACAAAACTACTTGGGAGAAATTAAATACAAAGATTTGAACAATGATGGTCAGTTGAATGAGTATGACCGTACTATGATTGGAAATGTAAATCCTGATTTTATATATGGCTTTACAAACAGATTTGAATACAAGAAGTTTTCATTGAACATCTTCTTTCAAGGCGTATATGGAAATGATATATTGAATGCAACATTGTTAAACTTTAATACAACTTCTACATGGCCCAATAGACCTCCAGGGTTGTTAGATCAAGCGTGGACTCCTGAACGCAGTGTCTCCAATCCTGAAATTATCAAGTATCCCAAACTGGGACAAAACCTTAACCGTAGTGTGCGTTTTTCAAGAAGGTATGTTGAAGATGGTTCTTATTTGCGGCTGAAGAATATTAGTCTGTCTTACAGAATTGATAAGCTATTTAATCTAAGAGATGTTAAAGGTATAAACATTACTTTCAATGTAAATAATGTATTTACCATTACTAAATATACAGGATTTGATCCTGAAGTAAACTCTGCGGGGTCAGGAAATGCCGCTTGGCGCGGAATTGACGTAGGAGCATATCCTTATGCAAGAACTTATATGCTTGCAATGCAGGTACAATTCTAACGATTAAGATTAAAGCTGTTTGATATTGATAAAAACTATGTGAATTTTTCAAAAATATATACTATGAAAAAGATAATCCTTTTGGCTCTCTTTTCTGCGCTTATATTGCAGGGATGTAAAAAGTTTTTGGAAGAGAAGCCATTTGATTTCGTATCTCCGGAAAATGTGTATGATTCACCTAAAGGGGTGAAACAACTGGTTACCGGAATGTATGGAGTATTTTTTAGTACAAATTTGTTTAGAACTGAAGCTTGGATATACCTTACCAGTTGTGATGATGACTGGACAAATGGATTAGATTGGGTAATGGGGACTTATGGTGTGGGGAACTTTACCGGAGGATGGGTGTATAACAACTCAGGTAATGACCCTTATTATGTGTTCTACCGACTCATAAGAGCTACTAATACTGTATTGGAAGTATTGCCTAATGTGGAGTTCTCTGCTGAAGAAACATACCTAAAAGAACAGTTCGAAGGAGAAGCGTTGGGTTTACGAGCAATGGCTTATTTTTATTTGGTGCAAATGTATGGTCCCGTCCCATTGCGTCTTCGATCCGATGATCCCGATAATATGCCCCGCTCGTCAGTAAAAGATGTATATGCTCAAATTATTGATGACTTGCATAAAGCAGAAGATAAGTTGCTTCTAAATTCTAGAAGAACTTCAGCTATTAAGAGAGGACATTTCACCAAAGGTGCTGCACAATTACTTTTAGCAAAAGTTTATAGTACCATGGGTTCCGGTTCGCTTACTAACGCACAAATAAGTGTCACTACTCACGCAAGTCGTACAGCCAGTGGTGAAATTGTTAGAACCAGCCATACTTTTACTAAAAATAAAGTTGCAGGATATGATTTTGATCCAAAAATTGTTTATGATTCAGCAAAACAGGTAGTAACAAGATTAATTAATACGAGAGAGTATGAGCTGGAGCGTTTTGGTAATAACTGGAATCCCGCAAATTTTGGTGGTAAAGACTTTGTGTTTGCTTTAGAAACAGACTCAAGTACACAAGTGGCTTATACGCCTTATAATAAGTTCTTTACACCGCCGGGATTAAAAGGTGCTGGATGGCTTACCTATGTAAAAGATTTTTACTATATACATGACCCTGATGATGAAAGAGGCATGTATGGAATTTGTCATGAATGGAAATCCAATAATTTGATGCCTAATGGGGTATGGAAACGCCAGTTCTTTCCGGCAGAAGATAGTAACAAGGTGTATGAAAAATATGGAAAAGCAAATGTAGAGACTAATATCAACAGTAACTCCATTTACTTAATGAAGTGGTATTTGGGAAATGCAGCTAATCCTCAGGTATTATTAAATGTTAATGATGCAGGAACATTAATAAGTACTCCTACGCAAAACTTCCCTTTACTGCGTTATGCTGAGGCCTACTTAATTTTAGCAGAAGCAGAGAATGAGCTAAATGGACCTACTGCATTAGCATATGATGCTCTAGATCTTTTACGTAGCTATAGATATAAAGAGGATGCCCCAAAGATATCTCGTACCATGACTCAGGAGCAGTTACGATCCTTTATCTTGGAAGAACGAAGTAAAGAGTTTGCCGGAGAAGGATATCGACGATTTGACTTGATTAGATGGGGTATCTATTTACAAGTAATGAATGCAGTGGATATACGCAGGCCGAATTTGAATAATGATAATGCAATTATTTCAAAACGTAGAGAACAGAAACATTTATTGTATCCTATCCCGACTATAGAAATAGATGGTAATCTCGATTTTGGACCTAATAATCCGGGATGGTAACGTGTAGATATATACTATTAAAAAATTTGAAGTCGATGGTGCTAATGTTACATTTTAGAATACTAAGAGTATTGATATGGTTGCTGGTTACAATAAATGTTCAGGCGCAGCAGTCTGAAAAGAAACCACTTATTACTATAGGAAAGTTTGAGAAAATTTTTGATCAGAGTATAGGTGAAAACGATACTTGGTATATCAATGATCATTGTTTTATTCAGGCGGGTGACGGCCAATGGCATATGATTGGTATTACGGGGAGAGAAGCGCCCCATCCATGGGATGAAAGCAATTTTGCCCATGCTGTAGCGGAGAGCTTGACGGGAAAATGGGAAAAGAAAAAATATGCCCTTCGTGTTCGACCAGATCTAAATGAAACGGTGTTATGGGCCCCACACATTGTAAAACACAATGATTTGTATTATATGTTTTATTGTGGTGGGCATCCGGATCATCGCAAGTATCAAATTAATCTTGCTGTGAGCAATGATTTGTACGAATGGAAGCGTTATGCTGGCAATCCTATATTCATGGACGGCTATGATGCAAGGGATCCCTTTATCTTTCGTGATGAGATAAACAACAGATGGATCATGTATTATACAGCCACCAGCAAGCCGGAAGGAGGATATAGAATTGTAGCTGCGAAAAT encodes the following:
- a CDS encoding TonB-dependent receptor P3 produces the protein MKNIFLAFCLIICLVCCKIATAQNQTVKGIVVSEDGTPVSRVTVTVKGTNTAVMTNEDGVFEILADEKGVLVFSATAMETQEVPIDGRLNIRVVLRKYTKQLDDVVVIGYGSVRRRDLTGAVATLNSDELNNNRPLTIQQALQGKLAGVNVLSNDGAPGGGISIQIRGANTFSGSGEPLYVVDGVPINISNSSATPLEGTVADPNSYTKNQTNALAFLDPKDVESIQVLKDASATAIYGSRGANGVVIITTKSGKQGRPQLDFSTEQGWSHIIKFTEVMSAREYTQYINDVLYWTNYWRLYDPATGTSSYKPNPEDFPYPGIFDYAQGVYKKGPNDYSDERNVWQRAIMRSGRNQQYSIGVSGGTANTTYALRISRADQHGIVDNTRFQRNGFNFNLNQKAFKWLSLGLNSNLSYIKYNLVNTANTNDQTTMGLIKTAIYARPIDAEAPLSFLDEGGFYATSSPLAYVNTPDVTDQTSAFTNIYGEITFLPSLKLRSNLGYHYHQSQRHKYYNSNLYEGRHNQFGEGYAQEGFTRNVNMSFENTLTYDRHFQKHHLNVMGTLSMNQYEWNNQSMSVRGFGSDVTQGYDMGQAVGIPTLSSSKGQSNLMSYLGRVTYNYDNRYYATASVRHDGASNFAANNKWATFSSFALAWNAANEAFLRDVKWMDLFKFRFSYGYTGNQGIGAYASLARLIANNYPFEGTLNNGFIISGVNPGNANLKWETTRQSNFGVDLGLFDSRLNFTMDMYYKKTYDLLQYKSVAMSTGVQRMPMNIGAVENKGLELTLSATPIKNNNFTWDFSANWSTNKNKILKFGDNPDAQDLYGPYRLEGLILKEGYPIGQLYGYVEDGYWNSIDEYKNSSFYKYIQENDPASLPTDELIVQNYLGEIKYKDLNNDGQLNEYDRTMIGNVNPDFIYGFTNRFEYKKFSLNIFFQGVYGNDILNATLLNFNTTSTWPNRPPGLLDQAWTPERSVSNPEIIKYPKLGQNLNRSVRFSRRYVEDGSYLRLKNISLSYRIDKLFNLRDVKGINITFNVNNVFTITKYTGFDPEVNSAGSGNAAWRGIDVGAYPYARTYMLAMQVQF
- a CDS encoding SusD-like protein P38 encodes the protein MALFSALILQGCKKFLEEKPFDFVSPENVYDSPKGVKQLVTGMYGVFFSTNLFRTEAWIYLTSCDDDWTNGLDWVMGTYGVGNFTGGWVYNNSGNDPYYVFYRLIRATNTVLEVLPNVEFSAEETYLKEQFEGEALGLRAMAYFYLVQMYGPVPLRLRSDDPDNMPRSSVKDVYAQIIDDLHKAEDKLLLNSRRTSAIKRGHFTKGAAQLLLAKVYSTMGSGSLTNAQISVTTHASRTASGEIVRTSHTFTKNKVAGYDFDPKIVYDSAKQVVTRLINTREYELERFGNNWNPANFGGKDFVFALETDSSTQVAYTPYNKFFTPPGLKGAGWLTYVKDFYYIHDPDDERGMYGICHEWKSNNLMPNGVWKRQFFPAEDSNKVYEKYGKANVETNINSNSIYLMKWYLGNAANPQVLLNVNDAGTLISTPTQNFPLLRYAEAYLILAEAENELNGPTALAYDALDLLRSYRYKEDAPKISRTMTQEQLRSFILEERSKEFAGEGYRRFDLIRWGIYLQVMNAVDIRRPNLNNDNAIISKRREQKHLLYPIPTIEIDGNLDFGPNNPGW